Within the Falco rusticolus isolate bFalRus1 chromosome 17, bFalRus1.pri, whole genome shotgun sequence genome, the region TCTAATTTTATTGGACTGGTACTACTGGACCAAAAAAAAGTCGGGGCAAGCCTGGCTGTGTGTGAGCAAAGGGCCTATATGggcaaaaagagaaatcaaagttataatgaaaagaattCTTAGCTTTGAGTTAAAACTAGAAATGAGCCAACACTTTTTTACCAGCTGGTCACGGATCCCTGCTGAGGAACTGGGAGCAAAGAGTCTGCCGCCTTAAATAGTGCTTTGGGTTGCTGGCCTACCAAATAACGCTCAAGCCAACAAATTGGAACTGGAAGGTCCTGTTAGATGAAAACACCTGCCTGAAAGAGCTGGGCTTGGTACAGCAACAACTAAGCAGAATTCTCTGGGGTACAACAAGGCAGGAGATCATAAATGATCCTTTGGGGTTTAATGTCAAATGTGCATCAGATTGAGTGAGAGGAGCTTGCCCTTATCATAAAACACTTTGTGTGAGAGTGGGAGTAGATTAAACAGAACACGCATTTTTCCCATGAGCTTCTTAACCAAGCAGTTTATCAGTGGTCTGGTATTCACTGGCAGGTCAACGCTCGCTCTTTATTTGTGACTGTTGGTCTGTTGTTTGTAACAAATGGGCCTGGGTTTTTGCACAGGATATAGGTccttaaaattaaaaggtatGTGGTTTTGAACTTCTTTATCTTGCAAGCATAGACAATGGGGTTCATGGCAGAATTGGCATGGGATAACAGGATTCCCAAGTACATGAAATACGGGGGGATCTGAGACTCAGGgtaaaaataggaaatgcaGTTTATAATGCACAGAGGCAACCAGGATATTGCAAACAGGAAGAGAACAAGTGCTAGAGATTTGGCTGTCTTGAACTCCTGTCTGTAAAAACCTCCTGCTCCTCTCACACTGGTTGTACCTTGACTTAGCTTTGTCCGGATGATGTAAAAGATCTCAACATACAGAGCACACATGATGAGCAGAGGGACAAGGGTCCATGTGAAGAAGCCAAAATATACCATGTAATCCATCCTCATCACAGAGGTAAATCGACACACGAGAAAGTCAGAGCTTCTTGGTTCTGCCTTGTTCCATCCAAACATGGGAACTAACCCTACCAGCAGGGACAGAGACCAGCACAAACCCAGTGCCCACCAAACTCTTCTCTCTGTGGTGATTAGTTTATATCTGttggggaagaaaagccagGTTGTGTTaaacagaagtgtttaaaatacttcaggatGGTTTCAAGAACTCGCATGTTCAAATACTGTAGGTTCATTGTCACAAAATGGAGCATTAACTCTTTTTGTGGGAGGGAAATGGAATCTTGAGACAAGCCCGAACTCTTCATTTGTAACAGTAGCTTTGCAGCACCCATAAGAAGAAATATGCTtaacaacttctttttttttgatggtttttgctttttgcaaacCTTTATAATTTGATGGTTTTGGCTATTTCTTGTTTCATTATGATCTTAGTGCCCCTCTTGCCTACATATTGCTTTCCTACCATTAGCAGTCCTATTGTATTTCTTTGCCTCCGTGGGTGTACCTCACTCTTTACATTTGGCTTATGCCATTTGTAGGACCAAACTCTTCTTTCATTCTTCAGTTTCATAGGTCCTTTCCCTGTTAGTATGAGGTTATGCTTTGCATTTCTAGCTTACATACTTTTCCATTCAAATATAGAAAGTGAATGACTTCTTAGGTTAGCCCTTAGTAAGTCTGTTActacttttgtattttcagcaaacactaaaaggaattttatttaaGACTAGCCTCAGAAACCCAAAGAAATTTGTAGTACTCTCAGTATCCTGTGCAATTAACAGAACAGCTGGAGAACCGAACTGTTTGACCACACGCTCATGCTGTGGCCAAATTCTGACCGGCAATAACAGCAAGGTGCCAGCTGTGCACGAACAGCCCCGGGGTCTGTCTGCGTGGCACTGTCAGCTGCAGGGGGTGGTCCCTGCTCTAGAGAGCTCAGCTTGGGTGGGCTTTTAGGCACAGGTTATTGTCTCCATGTGCAAGTGTGCATTGAGAGTAACTATTTCTCAGAAAAGGGCCAGGTGAAGTAGGAGGGAAGAGGTGGCACCTGTGGGGCAGAGGCTGGGTGTGGGaaagctgggaggagggggtgggtggaggggcCCACGGCAGTCCGGTGCTCACCTGGTTGGCAGCTTCACTCGCAGGTACCTGTCGATTGCAATGGCCAGGAGGGAGAGGATGGAGGCATTGGTGAAAACCACCATCAGGCAGCACATAAATAGGCAGTTGTAGAAGTGGATGCTGATGCCCAGACTCACCACGATGGCCAGGGGCATGACAAGGACCCCTACTGCGATGTCAGCCAGCGCCAGGGAAACAACGAAGTACAGAGTTGTGTTCTGAAATGTCGAGTTCAGCTTCACCACCCAGATGACCAGGATGTTACCCAAGGTGGCAAACAAAGCAACCAGGCACTCGGTACTGATGTAAACCCAAtccaggctgctcagcaccaggctGTCGTTTGGCATGGCGAGTTGCTGGAGATGCTCCCACCCTGGCTTGAACTGCAGAAGGGGGCATGGGCATTGATGACTCTGCGTGGGATTTGTCCTCAACGTCTGGTGCTCAGTTCCAGTGACTCTCCAGTCTGCAAACCTCTTCCAGGAATTCAAATCCTCAGCACTCGGGCAGCAAATCAGCTGTTGCCT harbors:
- the ADORA3 gene encoding adenosine receptor A3; the encoded protein is MPNDSLVLSSLDWVYISTECLVALFATLGNILVIWVVKLNSTFQNTTLYFVVSLALADIAVGVLVMPLAIVVSLGISIHFYNCLFMCCLMVVFTNASILSLLAIAIDRYLRVKLPTRYKLITTERRVWWALGLCWSLSLLVGLVPMFGWNKAEPRSSDFLVCRFTSVMRMDYMVYFGFFTWTLVPLLIMCALYVEIFYIIRTKLSQGTTSVRGAGGFYRQEFKTAKSLALVLFLFAISWLPLCIINCISYFYPESQIPPYFMYLGILLSHANSAMNPIVYACKIKKFKTTYLLILRTYILCKNPGPFVTNNRPTVTNKERALTCQ